Proteins encoded by one window of Deltaproteobacteria bacterium:
- a CDS encoding acyltransferase, which yields MNGVCRLLARAPKRSLIPLLRAFGATVGRDTDVEMFLVVHNASHDLRNLVIGDHCHVGKQAFLDLRAPVVIEERVTISMRALLLTHLDVGHSPLAERYPRRQAPLRVAAGAYVGAGAILLPGVTVGAGAVVAAGAVVTKDVPTGAVVAGVPAKPLAEKRAPSQSADNAAGV from the coding sequence ATGAACGGTGTCTGCCGCTTGCTGGCCCGGGCACCCAAGCGCTCGCTCATCCCGCTGCTCAGGGCCTTTGGCGCTACCGTTGGCCGTGACACCGATGTCGAGATGTTTCTCGTCGTCCATAATGCCTCCCACGACCTTCGCAACCTCGTCATCGGCGATCACTGCCACGTCGGCAAGCAGGCATTCCTCGATTTGCGCGCGCCGGTGGTGATCGAAGAGCGCGTCACCATCTCGATGCGGGCGTTATTACTCACCCACCTCGATGTCGGCCACAGCCCGTTGGCCGAGCGTTACCCGCGCCGGCAGGCTCCGCTGCGCGTCGCTGCCGGTGCCTACGTTGGTGCCGGAGCAATCCTGCTGCCCGGCGTGACTGTCGGTGCAGGGGCGGTGGTAGCAGCGGGCGCGGTGGTGACTAAGGACGTGCCTACCGGTGCGGTTGTCGCCGGAGTGCCAGCAAAGCCGTTGGCGGAGAAGCGCGCCCCCAGCCAGTCAGCTGACAACGCCGCCGGTGTATGA